From the Saccharobesus litoralis genome, one window contains:
- a CDS encoding gamma carbonic anhydrase family protein yields the protein MDNLKSFKGNTPQLAAGVFVDFSAVLYGEIEIGEDSSIWPLVAARGDVNYIKIGARTNIQDGSVLHVTRKSANEGKGYPLIIGDDVTVGHNAMLHGCVLGDRILVGMSATIMDGAIVENDVIVAAGSLVSPNKTLESGYLYRGSPAKQARKLTKDELAFLKQSADNYVVLKNEYLAELNND from the coding sequence ATGGATAATTTAAAAAGTTTTAAAGGTAACACTCCCCAGCTAGCGGCTGGCGTATTTGTCGATTTTAGTGCTGTGCTTTACGGGGAAATTGAAATTGGTGAAGATTCAAGTATCTGGCCCTTAGTTGCGGCCAGAGGTGACGTTAACTATATAAAGATCGGGGCGCGCACCAATATTCAAGATGGTTCGGTGCTTCATGTAACGCGTAAATCGGCTAACGAAGGTAAAGGCTACCCATTAATTATAGGTGATGACGTGACAGTTGGTCACAATGCAATGCTGCATGGCTGTGTATTGGGTGATCGTATATTAGTGGGTATGAGTGCCACTATAATGGATGGTGCTATAGTCGAGAACGATGTTATTGTAGCGGCCGGTAGTTTAGTCTCACCAAATAAAACATTAGAGTCGGGCTATTTATATAGAGGCAGCCCTGCCAAACAAGCGCGTAAACTAACTAAGGATGAGCTCGCGTTTTTGAAACAATCTGCAGATAACTATGTGGTTCTCAAAAATGAATATTTAGCAGAGCTAAATAACGACTAA